In Candidatus Epulonipiscium viviparus, one DNA window encodes the following:
- a CDS encoding glycoside hydrolase family 18 protein produces MAENISHSIGQWLVVATGQSDHLISQNPGYAEKLLEYDVKFLSMASEEEAVSFYILDPLDKVRSVVYQDDKNVVEVEDLINVINALKNNAEATNMSRFIKNPICPNAKRVVGEYILGSPHNVDALLLDFVVYAFALMNSDGTFKVYSERNLRELVGLKTYNRDLKVLLAIGGWAAEGFSDAAYTAESRFNFAIEAQKWVIEYGLDGIDLDWEYPGSSAAGIKSRVEDTQNFTLLIETLRMVLGNDMLITVAGIADRSYISKVQIAKIAPLIDYFNVMTYDFTAGNAGVAGAKHQGNLYNSELSLNNISIDIYVRNLIAAGMPPEKILIGLAFYGRQGMSITKSFDQIRRDYLNKNGYRVEFDNMAKAAYISDPEGKFFLSFDNELSIYYKGEYVIDNCLGGLFSWQSAFDQANILASAMNLAINDPLELEKLLNSYYS; encoded by the coding sequence ATGGCAGAAAATATTTCTCATTCTATAGGCCAATGGTTGGTAGTTGCAACCGGACAATCAGACCACTTGATCTCACAAAATCCTGGCTATGCAGAGAAGCTATTGGAATATGATGTTAAATTTTTATCAATGGCTTCGGAGGAGGAAGCAGTATCATTTTATATTTTAGATCCATTGGATAAAGTGCGTTCTGTTGTCTATCAAGATGATAAAAACGTTGTAGAAGTTGAAGATTTAATTAACGTGATAAACGCATTAAAAAATAATGCGGAGGCAACAAATATGTCACGATTTATTAAAAATCCGATTTGTCCTAATGCAAAGAGAGTTGTGGGTGAATATATATTAGGCAGTCCGCACAATGTGGATGCGCTATTGCTAGATTTTGTGGTATATGCCTTTGCCCTAATGAATTCTGATGGAACATTTAAAGTATATTCTGAGAGAAATCTGAGAGAGTTAGTGGGGCTAAAAACGTATAATAGAGATCTAAAGGTGCTTCTGGCAATAGGCGGATGGGCAGCAGAAGGATTCTCGGATGCCGCATATACAGCGGAAAGTAGATTTAATTTCGCTATAGAAGCGCAAAAGTGGGTTATAGAATATGGGTTAGACGGGATAGACTTAGACTGGGAATATCCGGGGAGTAGCGCAGCTGGTATAAAATCGAGAGTTGAAGATACACAAAATTTTACTTTGTTGATAGAAACTTTGAGAATGGTACTGGGAAATGATATGTTAATTACTGTGGCAGGAATAGCAGATAGAAGTTATATATCTAAAGTTCAGATCGCAAAGATCGCTCCGTTAATAGATTACTTTAATGTAATGACATACGATTTTACAGCAGGCAACGCGGGAGTAGCTGGTGCAAAGCATCAGGGAAATTTATACAATTCGGAGCTAAGCCTGAATAACATAAGCATAGATATCTATGTGCGTAATCTAATAGCGGCAGGGATGCCACCAGAAAAGATTTTGATTGGTTTGGCCTTTTATGGGCGGCAGGGGATGTCGATAACAAAGAGTTTTGATCAGATCAGGAGAGATTATTTAAACAAAAATGGTTATAGAGTAGAGTTTGATAATATGGCAAAAGCGGCGTATATATCAGATCCCGAAGGCAAATTTTTCTTATCGTTTGACAATGAGCTCTCGATATATTATAAAGGGGAATATGTTATAGATAACTGCCTTGGAGGACTATTTAGTTGGCAGTCAGCATTTGATCAGGCTAATATACTGGCTAGTGCAATGAATTTGGCGATCAATGATCCGCTAGAGCTTGAGAAGCTGCTAAATTCTTATTATTCATAA